From the Tribolium castaneum strain GA2 chromosome 2, icTriCast1.1, whole genome shotgun sequence genome, one window contains:
- the LOC660847 gene encoding syntaxin-1A isoform X1, translated as MVKDRLNELKQQKSRKNEKAQNTTIEIENNSTQNDTEDENKKLRQTFERAGVIAQWIEQIESNNQDIRVYLRRLEDLKYNQKDVDEKLNSFFQNNKSIAQQLVPKLKEVDKELSEIKSESTEKRIKTIQYNTSKKRFEKAFLDNNQLLENYKSAQKAIIKSQLQARGYFQATDDEVARLLEEGTDIQVFTENILAETAEAKRILADVEERHQTLLQIERLLIEVRDLFVEMSILIDSQQELIDRIDYQAQSATDHIGAVDLAAVRRSKRKYMKRKLWVILAIIVLVIILLVILLK; from the exons ATGGTTAAAGATAGACTCAATGAACTCAAACAG CAGAAGAGtcggaaaaatgaaaaagctcAAAACACCAcaatagaaatagaaaac AATTCCACCCAAAATGACACCGAAGacgagaataaaaaattgcgccAAACCTTCGAACGTGCCGGAGTCATAGCGCAATGGATTGAACAAATCGAAAGCAACAACCAGGACATCAGGGTTTATTTACGCCGACTTGAGGATTTGAAATACAACCAGAAGGACGTGGACGAGAAATTAAACTCGTTCTTCCAAAACAACAAAAGTATAGCGCAACAACTCGTCCCCAAACTGAAAGAAGTCGACAAAGAGTTGAGCGAAATCAAGTCCGAGTCAACAGAGAAGAGAATAAAAACAATCCAGTACAACACCTCGAAAAAACGCTTCGAGAAAGCGTTCCTCGACAATAACCAACTTTTAGAAAACTACAAATCGGCCCAAAAGGCCATAATCAAGTCGCAGTTGCAGGCCAGGGGGTACTTTCAAGCAACCGACGATGAAGTCGCACGACTGCTCGAGGAAGGCACCGATATTCAAGTTTTTACCGAAAAT ATTTTGGCTGAGACGGCAGAAGCGAAGCGAATTTTGGCCGATGTGGAGGAACGACACCAGACGCTGTTGCAGATTGAGCGCTTGTTGATCGAAGTCCGGGATTTGTTCGTGGAAATGTCCATCCTGATCGACAGTCAG CAAGAACTGATCGACAGGATTGACTATCAGGCGCAATCGGCGACTGATCACATCGGGGCTGTGGATTTGGCGGCTGTGAGGAGGTCGAAGAGGAAGTATATGAAG AGGAAACTTTGGGTTATTCTGGCAATCATTGTCTTGGTCATCATTCTTTTGGTTATTTTATTGAAGTAA
- the LOC660847 gene encoding syntaxin-1A isoform X2, protein MVKDRLNELKQKSRKNEKAQNTTIEIENNSTQNDTEDENKKLRQTFERAGVIAQWIEQIESNNQDIRVYLRRLEDLKYNQKDVDEKLNSFFQNNKSIAQQLVPKLKEVDKELSEIKSESTEKRIKTIQYNTSKKRFEKAFLDNNQLLENYKSAQKAIIKSQLQARGYFQATDDEVARLLEEGTDIQVFTENILAETAEAKRILADVEERHQTLLQIERLLIEVRDLFVEMSILIDSQQELIDRIDYQAQSATDHIGAVDLAAVRRSKRKYMKRKLWVILAIIVLVIILLVILLK, encoded by the exons ATGGTTAAAGATAGACTCAATGAACTCAAACAG AAGAGtcggaaaaatgaaaaagctcAAAACACCAcaatagaaatagaaaac AATTCCACCCAAAATGACACCGAAGacgagaataaaaaattgcgccAAACCTTCGAACGTGCCGGAGTCATAGCGCAATGGATTGAACAAATCGAAAGCAACAACCAGGACATCAGGGTTTATTTACGCCGACTTGAGGATTTGAAATACAACCAGAAGGACGTGGACGAGAAATTAAACTCGTTCTTCCAAAACAACAAAAGTATAGCGCAACAACTCGTCCCCAAACTGAAAGAAGTCGACAAAGAGTTGAGCGAAATCAAGTCCGAGTCAACAGAGAAGAGAATAAAAACAATCCAGTACAACACCTCGAAAAAACGCTTCGAGAAAGCGTTCCTCGACAATAACCAACTTTTAGAAAACTACAAATCGGCCCAAAAGGCCATAATCAAGTCGCAGTTGCAGGCCAGGGGGTACTTTCAAGCAACCGACGATGAAGTCGCACGACTGCTCGAGGAAGGCACCGATATTCAAGTTTTTACCGAAAAT ATTTTGGCTGAGACGGCAGAAGCGAAGCGAATTTTGGCCGATGTGGAGGAACGACACCAGACGCTGTTGCAGATTGAGCGCTTGTTGATCGAAGTCCGGGATTTGTTCGTGGAAATGTCCATCCTGATCGACAGTCAG CAAGAACTGATCGACAGGATTGACTATCAGGCGCAATCGGCGACTGATCACATCGGGGCTGTGGATTTGGCGGCTGTGAGGAGGTCGAAGAGGAAGTATATGAAG AGGAAACTTTGGGTTATTCTGGCAATCATTGTCTTGGTCATCATTCTTTTGGTTATTTTATTGAAGTAA